One genomic region from Thermococcus sp. encodes:
- a CDS encoding methyltransferase translates to MTDVNRRAVKIARKNLKINGVRNAEVRWGSLYGPVRGEKFDTIITNPPVHAGKDVLREIVINAPRHLNDGGLLQLVIKTKQGAKYIKALMDDHFTEVRELAKGSGYRVYAGIA, encoded by the coding sequence ATGACCGACGTCAACAGGCGCGCTGTCAAAATCGCGAGGAAAAATTTAAAAATCAACGGCGTTAGAAACGCCGAGGTTAGATGGGGGAGCCTCTACGGGCCGGTTAGGGGCGAAAAATTCGATACCATCATTACTAACCCCCCGGTGCACGCCGGAAAGGATGTCCTGAGGGAAATAGTTATAAACGCTCCCCGGCATCTCAACGATGGAGGCCTCCTGCAGCTCGTTATCAAGACAAAGCAGGGGGCAAAGTATATTAAGGCTCTAATGGATGACCACTTCACTGAAGTGAGAGAACTGGCTAAGGGATCTGGCTATCGCGTGTATGCCGGGATCGCCTAG